In Thermus aquaticus, the sequence TTACGCCGAGGGCACCCTCACGGTGCGGGGAGAGGCGGTTTTTGTCCAGATCACCGAGGGCTTTGCCAGGCCTTAAGCGCCTCCAGGGAGCGGATCAGGGCCCCCAGGGGCTCGGCCTTGGGGGAGGCGATGAGGACCAGCTCCAGCCAGGCCTGCTCCAGAATCTCCTTGACCTCGTCCAGGCCCTCCCCGCCCCAGGCCTGGCCCAGGGCCGCCGCCTGGAGCATCTCCTGGAGGCGGCGGTTCTCCTCCTCCATCCGCCTTAGGTACCACCCCAGGCGGAGGGCCTCCATCTCGGCGTGGACGAGCTTGCTCTGGAGCTCGGCGATCTTGCGGTTCTCCGCCTCTACCTTGGCCCGAAGGGGGGCCATGCGGCGCTCCAGCTCGTCGTCCCAGTGGAGCATGGGTCTATTTTAGGTTCGCCCCTGGGAAGAAGGTGTGACGTGCGCACATGAGAACCCTTAGAACTCAAAAAAGGCGGGTACGAACTCATACCCCTCCCCCTGGCGTCGGATGCGCCCCAGGGCTGGCCAGGGAAAGTGGTAGGCGGTGACCAGGCTCCGCTCCTCGGCCACCCTTTGGAAAAGCCGGGCCCGGGTGCGCACCGCCTCGGCCTTGTCCATGTCAAAGCCCAGGTAAGCCTGAGAAAAGCGTAAAGAGAGAAGGTAATGCCCAGCGGCGTCCCCGAAGACGAAAAGCTTCTGGCCTTGGGAGGCCACCTCGAGGCTCATGTGCCCCGGGGTGTGGCCGTAGGAGGCCACCGCGCGCACGCCGGGGAGGATCTCCTCCCCCTCTTTCACGGCCCGAATGCGCTCCTTTAGGGGCACCAGGGTACGGTTCACCGCTGGAGAAGGGTTCTTAAGCCAGTAGTCTAGGTCCACCTCCCCCATAAGGTAGGCGGCCCGGGGGAAGGCGGGGCGACCCTCCCCGTCCACCAAACCCCCGATGTGGTCGGGGTGGCCGTGTGTGAGGAAGACGTGGGTGATGTCCTCGGGAGCGTAGCCCGCCAGCTCCAAATGGGCGAGGAGCCGCCCGCCGGCGGCCACGCCCCGCCCCGTGTCCACCAAAAGCCGGGCCTCCCCCAGGTCCAAAAGCACGGGGTTAAAGTTGTTGCGGGTGGCCTCGGGGTTCAGGAAGTTTTCCTCCAAGGTGCGGCGGAAGGCCTCCTGGAGCTCCGGGTTAGCCCCCCAGTTGGGCAGTAGAGGCCCAGGAGGCGACTGCCCGTCGGAAAGGACGATGGCGGCCACGCCACCTAGGGAAAACCGGTAAAACCCACCCCCATTCACCCCCTTAGGAGACCGCCCTTGGGCTTGCCCCCCGAGGAACAGCCCCGAAAACAAAAGGCCTCCCGTGGCCTGGATAAAGGTTCTGCGCTTCATGCTTGCCCCCTTGAGCAAGAGGCTACGCCTGGGAGGCCTCCCAGAATGTGACCCGGCCCACCCGCCCCTCCCAAACCCTCTCCAGCAAGAAGAGGACCAGGGCCAGGGCCAGCAGGTAGGGCCTAAGGGGAAGGGAAGCGGTGGCCCTTCTGGGAAGCTCTTCCAGGGTGAGGAGCCGCCCCCCGCTCCCCTCGGCCAGGGCCTTTAGGTTCCCCTCCCCGTCCCTTGGGGTCCACTCCCCGGGGAGGGGAAGGGCCAGGGGGAGGCGGAGCTTTCCCGAAAGCAAAACGCCTTCCTCCCGGAGGACGGCCTCGTACCTGAGGG encodes:
- a CDS encoding MBL fold metallo-hydrolase yields the protein MKRRTFIQATGGLLFSGLFLGGQAQGRSPKGVNGGGFYRFSLGGVAAIVLSDGQSPPGPLLPNWGANPELQEAFRRTLEENFLNPEATRNNFNPVLLDLGEARLLVDTGRGVAAGGRLLAHLELAGYAPEDITHVFLTHGHPDHIGGLVDGEGRPAFPRAAYLMGEVDLDYWLKNPSPAVNRTLVPLKERIRAVKEGEEILPGVRAVASYGHTPGHMSLEVASQGQKLFVFGDAAGHYLLSLRFSQAYLGFDMDKAEAVRTRARLFQRVAEERSLVTAYHFPWPALGRIRRQGEGYEFVPAFFEF